The Oncorhynchus clarkii lewisi isolate Uvic-CL-2024 chromosome 29, UVic_Ocla_1.0, whole genome shotgun sequence genome contains a region encoding:
- the LOC139388449 gene encoding arylsulfatase I, translated as MHAATSLSMVSLLSFGYLSMEWIKPNKVEEHTQNDSSITFEPKQPPHIIFILTDDQGFNDIGYHNPDIRTPTLDKLASEGVKLENYYVQPICTPSRSQLITGRYQIHTGLQHSIIRPRQPNCLPLDMTTLPQRLQEAGYATHMVGKWHLGFYRKECLPTRRGFHSYFGSLTGSVDYYTYGSCDGPGLCGYDLHEGETVAWGRGGKFSTHLYTQRVRKILSTHDPSRQPLFMFLSLQAVHTPLQSPKAYIYPYRGMGNVARRKYAALVSIVDEAVRNVTYALRKYGYYRNSVLIFSTDNGAQPFTGGSNWPLRGRKGTYWEGGVRGVGFVHSPLLRNKRRVSKALMHITDWYPTLVGLAGGNVSLTEGLDGYNVWPTISEGKESPRLEILHNIDPLHRRTGLPPSGSGQEAQHLWDTTVQAAIRVGDWKLLTGDPGHGDWVPPQVLANFPGSWWTLERNTGGTGKSVWLFNITGDPYERSDLALQRPDVVKQLLARLAYYNRTAVPVRFPTDDPRANPDRNGGAWVPWVGGDEDEQKWNGVYKKGRNKRKKKCKLGKLRSFFKKLNTRIMSNRI; from the exons ATGCACGCAGCTACCAGCCTCTCAATGGTCAGTTTGCTAAGTTTTGGCTACCTATCCATGGAATGGATCAAGCCGAATAAAGTGGAGGAGCACACTCAAAACGATTCCTCTATTACGTTTGAGCCCAAACAACCACCACACATCATATTCATACTGACGGATGACCAAGGCTTCAATGACATAGGTTACCACAACCCGGACATTCGTACTCCAACTCTAGACAAACTGGCCTCCGAAGGGGTGAAGCTGGAGAATTATTACGTTCAACCTATCTGCACTCCGTCACGCAGTCAGCTGATCACGGGCAG ATACCAGATCCACACAGGCCTTCAGCATTCCATCATCCGGCCTCGACAGCCCAACTGCCTCCCCCTGGACATGACCACACTCCCACAGCGACTGCAGGAAGCAGGGTACGCTACTCACATGGTGGGCAAATGGCATCTTGGCTTCTACAGGAAGGAGTGTCTGCCCACACGCAGAGGCTTCCACAGCTACTTTGGCTCTCTGACGGGCAGTGTGGACTACTACACGTATGGCTCCTGTGACGGACCAGGCCTGTGTGGCTACGACCTCCACGAGGGGGAGACCGTGGCCTGGGGCCGTGGAGGCAAGTTCTCCACCCACCTCTACACGCAGAGGGTACGCAAGATCCTGTCCACTCACGACCCGTCACGCCAGCCCCTCTTcatgttcctctccctccaggcTGTCCACACGCCCCTTCAGTCACCCAAGGCCTACATCTACCCCTACCGCGGGATGGGGAACGTAGCCAGAAGGAAGTACGCAGCCTTGGTGTCCATCGTCGACGAGGCTGTACGCAATGTCACCTACGCTCTGCGCAAGTACGGCTACTACCGCAACAGTGTGCTCATCTTCTCCACTGACAACGGTGCCCAGCCGTTCACTGGGGGGAGTAACTGGCCCCTACGGGGACGTAAGGGGACCTACTGGGAGGGAGGTGTCCGTGGGGTGGGCTTCGTACACAGCCCACTGCTGCGTAACAAGCGGAGAGTCTCCAAGGCCCTCATGCACATCACTGACTGGTATCCAACCCTAGTGGGTCTGGCTGGGGGTAACGTGTCACTGACTGAGGGTCTGGATGGCTACAATGTGTGGCCAACCATCAGTGAAGGCAAAGAGTCTCCACGCCTGGAGATACTCCATAACATTGACCCGCTCCATCGGCGCACTGGCCTGCCCCCATCTGGTTCTGGGCAGGAGGCCCAGCATTTGTGGGACACCACGGTCCAGGCAGCCATCCGGGTGGGGGACTGGAAGCTGCTAACAGGGGACCCGGGCCATGGAGACTGGGTCCCACCACAGGTACTGGCCAACTTCCCCGGCAGCTGGTGGACCCTGGAGCGGAACACTGGAGGAACAGGGAAGTCTGTGTGGCTCTTTAACATCACAGGAGACCCCTATGAACGCAGTGACCTGGCGCTGCAGAGGCCTGATGTGGTCAAACAGCTGTTAGCACGTCTGGCCTACTACAACCGCACTGCCGTCCCGGTCCGGTTCCCAACTGACGACCCCCGGGCCAACCCAGACCGCAACGGGGGAGCCTGGGTACCCTGGGTCGGGGGGGACGAAGACGAGCAGAAATGGAACGGGGTCTACAAAAAGGGGAGGAATAAAAGAAAGAAGAAATGCAAGCTGGGTAAACTGAGATCCTTTTTCAAGAAACTGAATACAAGGATAATGTCCAATAGAATATGA